The nucleotide window ATTACGTTGTACACGGATTTTTTCAAAATGCACATCTAATTCATTTATGCTAGGCCATTAAGATGAATTTGAGATGCTCTTGGGAATTAATTGTCACTCACATTTTTAGCCACAAAAAGAACAACAATTAGAGTGACCAGTAAACATCCTGCTGCAATTCTTGCTGTAAGGAGCTTGGTGGACGCAAGCACTAATACCATTCCCCAAAATGCTGAACCAAGATCTATAAAGGAGAAAATAGAGTCAATTCCATGATCCAAACAAGATTGTCATGTGAGTTAACATCAGTCATTGAAAGAGAAAACTCATTATAGGCATGTTACAGATTGTAATGTTTATTTAGACATAAGAAATATGGAACATTATTCTAGTACTAAGATTATTTAcgtatcaaatcaaccaaaacaaacTAAATCAATAAGTTCACAGTTCATTTTGATAAGAACTTTGCAGCCACTGAAATTAAAATGTAACCAGGGAAGTGATAGAAATATACATCCAGCTGGCAAAATGAACCAATATACGCCACCACGTGTTTGTGTAGTGCCACCTTCGTCAGCATGAACCTGTATCCCCTCGACCTGTAGATGAATACAAGCTTCATAAAATCAGCTAAAAGAGGAAACACAGATCCATTCTGTCACATAAGGCTGAAGATAGGACTATTTATTAATTGGTATGTACACAGTTATATATGTGGCAATGGCATAGCTAATAAAATAGTTGCTACAAAAATGTTCCCCAATCACTCAGAAATATGCTGGGTATACGGAACTAGAAACAAGCATTGAACACGAATATGTTCAGGGTTTTCTTGTTCTCACTACTGCTATGAAGCACGATAATACAACAGTTCGAACTGTAATAGTATATTAGCTAACATCAATCAAAAACTAATTTTCTTTTCTGGCATTTATCTGATGAATATATTCTGGTCAGTGAAGGATGATGCAACTTCTAAAGCTAAAAATGGTGAACTATCATATTCCatcacaatatccaactataAGAACACATAATTATCAGCTTCCAACAAGTGTCATATCTTTAACTATTATAAAAAACTCTCTCTCAGGAAATATGAACCAACAGCATCATATCCTAATGATTAAAAGAAAGCGAGAGGGACTCTTTACATGGCCACAAGTAAGTTTGCAAGCTATAGCATGACTAGCTTCATGAATAAACACTGTCACAAGCTTGAAAGGTAGTAGTAGCACTGTCCTCCAAAGCTGCAAGAAAAAAATACTAACAGATTATCACCAAAAGGAATGGTCACAGATAGAGCATTAAGTCACAACAGCTTAAATTTCCAAAAAGTAGAAGACAAGTAAACTTTAGCTGTTTATACTTTACCATAACTACGACATTGACACATCATAGACAATTAAGAAGATAGTGAAAATCATATCCATCCATTGCTATGGATCCAACATGTTGGACCCTCAATTAATTCGTGATCTGCACTTTTATATACTAGTTTCACTTGGTAAAAGCATCAACCCCTAGCCAATGGCGGATATAGCACATCATCTACAAATTCAACTTAAACCAGCATTTTCGACACAAAGTGTAGATGTACTTATGAATAAtcacaaaaatttcaaaataaataaataaattttgaaccaataattttaaaaatgtaATGGATACAATGGCAAGACCTAGAGGGTGAACCATCAAATATAATTCCTAGATCCACCTCTGCCTCTGGCTCACTAGCCGGTCCCCTCCCTTCACCCGGAAGGAGGAAATAACACATCAGTGGACTTCCTGAGTTTCGAATTTATGAGAGGCAATAAGATAAATAGTACGTACTTCATAAGACACTTCATTCAGCACTCACAAGTCTGAGTGTGCTGATGAAAAGAGGCCAAAGGTAATGTTGGGTGTGCGAACAAAGTCCCATCACATTGGTAGTTGAAAAGGAACCTACATACAAGATGTAGGGATCTCTTAATGGAGAGACCTTTTGGGAAAAATCGTGCGGGCTTAACCTGAAGCCTACAACATGACACCATGTTAATAGTATCTTTGGGTAATTCATTCCTTAAGAAAAGCTAGCTCAACTGGTAAACCATAtactataaaataaataaaaagaaaggagGAAAACAGAGCACCCATAAAGACTAAAGAGGATCATTCCAAGCGATACACATAACATTTCCACAATTAAGACCTATGGTTAAAatcaaggattttttttttttttttttttttttttttttacgataAAGGAATTGATTTTCCTTGAATATgtgatagaaaagaaaaagggagaagCAAAAGGAAGTACAGCAAGAATGACAACAGCGCAAACGCCGATAGTGGCGAGAAAGACGATTTGTTCATGCTTGCAACAATGCTTCAGCTCCCAATTTGGCATGCCTTTAGAAAGAGTACTACAATTGTTTCAATTAATAAGAAAAGGTAGTATCTTCAAACTGGTATTTTTCAGGGGCAAAGGATCAAGTATCTTCTTTTCTCAAGAGGGTGTGAGTGAGAGACTTTTAAAAGTGGCTTTATTCCCTTTCCCCAGCATAAAAAGCAAAGCAATATGGAGAAAGATGATGAGCTGCAGTTGGTGAACCTTTTACATAAAAATATTAGCGGCTttcctttatatttttttagagGGTATTGAGGAGAGAGTATAAAAAATGAGACGGCTGATAATGAATGGTAGAATCAGAAATCAGAATGGAGTGTGTTAgtaatgctgctcggtgggccgggcctgaaccggaccggaccgggcccgcggtcctaacgggcctggtgggcctggtgggccggtcctgggtgggccggtcttggtgggcctctgagcccgtcacgggctggtctccatggttgagcccacgagcccgggaccgtttggcccgggaccggcaggcgggcctgggccggtcctggcgggcctggcgggcccaacggctattttaaaaaaaaaaaaaaaaaaaaaaaaaaaatcaaacggccatatttaaaatctagccgtttgggctgaaaatatgaccgttttttaagttaaaaaaatggccatttggcccccaaactttattttaaccccaaactttatataattacacttttccccatttctcaactataaataccccctcattctttcatttttattcaccaattcatcaatatctctcaatatctctcaatctctctcaatctctctactacaattacttaatttattgttgaaatttcgtgaaaaattgtgaagttgttgaattgaagttttcaagtgttcaacgattttcaattttcaagaagttgttcggcaatccggtaaactcgtttcaactcttacgtttttataatatatttttgtgtggtttagtttgcataattataattaatatggcatttactttgaaaaaatgtttggtaaaggaaaagataaaaccggtgaaagtagtggccaaccaactacccttccccggctccccgacctagaaaagataagcaagttgaaagtagtcgccaacctagacgtcctcctccttccgtaattcttgatagtgatcacccttgttttcaatttaccgatagtgaattttatcataatgttgcaccaggtgatagattagatgatgaaattatgaatgctctttatcctaatgaaaccatcttagaaaataatgaggaaaatgaggatgatgatgaaactcaagcaccggatttagatgatacacctactagtcctcttaataacccaagtgatgcaccggtcgacccacctgtagaaactcctacttttaatagagaacctgctaaacgcttagaaacatcattagtttggaattttttactcaagtaagagaaaaaaataaggctaagtgtaaaacttgtgggaaattaatgtcgcataaatatgtaggagaccgtagcggcacaggtagtttgactaggcacataaaaacacaccctagagataaggctagattttttcaaatgaaagcgcatctagaggggacaagtgtagattctgcgattaaccctagtacaggttcaaatctagttcaaccaggaattaacactgtcactggaggtattttatattacgatccaaatagagatcgtgaagaattagcaaagatgattactgttatgtgcttaccttatacttttgcttctaatcctaattgggttcattatattagaagagtgtttaatcctacttataaaggttggcctcgcgcaacagttaagagtgatatttataaattcaaacatgaatatgaacaatatttgcgttatttatttactcatatacctaatcggatttctattactactgatattggtagaagtggtaatgattgtgattacctaactgttacaagtcattggatagatgaagaatggataatgcaaaaacgcataattgcatatagaataattaattcgcgtcacacaggtaaatttatagctaacactgttgcagatatttgtagatatttttgctttagcgataaaataatggcaatttcaatggataatgcttctagtaacaccagtgctataggcatgcttacaacaacactaaatcctgcatttactaatattttccatgttagatgtatttgtcatatttatcatttaattgtcggtgatggtatgcgaatattaaacatagaaattgaaaaggttagaatggctcttaattggcttttttattcaaaccgtagaagtagacttagagagtattttaaaaaatgtgatgaatatggccttagagaaagaaaggttcctaaaccttgcccgactagatggaattgtatgtacgaaagtttagtagtagcatatgaatatagaaacccaattaatgcaacgtttaattctcgggtaggtggtgaagatgatgatgaaatgcttaccactcaagattggactaatgttaaaattcttttagattttttagaacattttcaaattgcaacaaatgcattttctgggcaatattatcctactatttcaaactgtttagtttatattgcagcactatctgatttgtttgttgaatttagtgagggtggggatatttatgaacttgctataaatgaaatgaaacaaaagtttaaaaaatatttttttcctatccctcctatttatggtcttgctgcaatgctaaatcctacaatgaaattgggaggtcctcatttttggtattcaaatatttataaggctttagatctttcaaatgaggaaattgcgacacttgcagatgcaaaagcttcaattaagattaacgctcaaacagtttataatgcttatcaacttgccttagagcatgctaggccaactattccaacccctacttcgtctagctcacaatcctctaaaagagttgcgggcttaaaagctcttaaatcttggacggagttcagggggtctcaaggtgaaaattatgatgaaacttcacatctaaatgagcttcaagtttatttgtctcagggacttgaaaaggagaatccagacggctcttttgatcttttggaatggtggaaggcaagggaaaaacattttcctgttcttgcaaggatggctcgggatattttatcaattcaagcttcaactgttgcatcagagagcgctttcagtcaagcaagactgcaaataggtgatcatagagcgtctatgagggatagcttggaaaaatcagtattgtttagagattggatccgctcggaaagaagaaactttggaattgcagaagcacaaccggcgatagatgaagcttatgaagaaatgatagcggaacttacggaggattcggcttcgcccggaagtggtgatgaacaagcttcttttccaccaccaccaacgcaacctcctccgaaccttgaaggatttatgagatttgttagagataatacatagaataatatgtaacttgtattttggcacatcttccttagtttttttccttctaatggtggtattagtacc belongs to Nicotiana tabacum cultivar K326 chromosome 6, ASM71507v2, whole genome shotgun sequence and includes:
- the LOC107823502 gene encoding uncharacterized protein LOC107823502 encodes the protein MPNWELKHCCKHEQIVFLATIGVCAVVILALWRTVLLLPFKLVTVFIHEASHAIACKLTCGHVEGIQVHADEGGTTQTRGGVYWFILPAGYLGSAFWGMVLVLASTKLLTARIAAGCLLVTLIVVLFVAKNWTLRGLCIGFVLFLAVVWILQETTKIKILRYIILFIGVMNSLFSVYDIYDDLISRRVHHSDAEKFAEVCPCPCTGVGWGIIWGLISFLFLCGATYLGLVILS